A window of the Bradyrhizobium diazoefficiens genome harbors these coding sequences:
- a CDS encoding ABC transporter substrate-binding protein translates to MKTRRAYLAATAALAFAFSVSQVFVGQALAQKKYDTGASDTEIKIGQTVPFSGAYSVYANIGKTQAAYFKMINDQGGINGRKINLIQYDDAYSPPKTVEQVRKLVEGDEVLFTFQIIGTAANAAVQKYLNGKKIPQLLASTGAARFNDPQNYPWTIAYNPNYVSEGRIYAKYILKEHPNAKIGVLYQNDDMGRDYLAGLKSGLGDKAAGMIVGEVSYEVTDPTVDSQVVKLKSLGADLFYDASTPKFAAQAIKKVAELGWTPVHILDINASPISATLKPAGLDISKGIISTQYGKEPGDPQWKDDPGVKAFFAFMDKYFPEGDKLNTVNTYAYSVAELLTQVLKQCGDDLSRENVMKQVANIKDFTPSFALPGIKINTGPNDYRVNKQMQMMKFNGERWELFGPIIEDNGPAG, encoded by the coding sequence ATGAAGACTCGCAGAGCCTATCTGGCTGCCACGGCAGCGCTCGCCTTCGCGTTCTCCGTCAGCCAAGTCTTCGTAGGTCAAGCCCTCGCCCAGAAGAAATACGACACCGGCGCGAGCGACACCGAGATCAAGATCGGCCAGACCGTGCCGTTCTCCGGCGCCTATTCCGTCTACGCCAATATCGGCAAGACACAGGCCGCTTACTTCAAGATGATCAACGATCAGGGCGGCATCAACGGCCGCAAGATCAACCTGATCCAGTATGACGACGCCTATTCGCCGCCGAAGACCGTCGAGCAGGTGCGCAAGCTCGTCGAAGGCGACGAAGTGCTGTTCACCTTTCAGATCATCGGCACCGCGGCGAACGCCGCCGTGCAGAAATATCTCAACGGCAAGAAGATCCCGCAGCTCCTCGCGTCGACCGGCGCTGCGCGCTTCAACGATCCGCAAAACTATCCGTGGACCATCGCGTATAATCCCAACTACGTGTCCGAGGGACGGATCTACGCCAAGTACATTCTGAAGGAGCATCCCAACGCCAAGATCGGCGTGCTCTACCAGAACGACGACATGGGCCGTGACTATCTCGCCGGTCTGAAGAGCGGCCTCGGCGACAAGGCCGCCGGCATGATCGTCGGCGAGGTCTCCTACGAGGTCACCGATCCGACGGTGGATTCGCAGGTGGTCAAGCTGAAGTCGTTGGGCGCCGATCTTTTCTACGATGCCTCGACACCGAAGTTCGCGGCGCAGGCGATCAAGAAGGTCGCCGAGCTCGGCTGGACGCCGGTGCATATCCTCGACATCAATGCGAGCCCGATCTCGGCGACACTGAAGCCGGCCGGTCTCGACATCTCCAAGGGCATCATCTCGACGCAGTATGGCAAGGAGCCGGGTGATCCGCAGTGGAAGGACGATCCGGGCGTGAAGGCCTTCTTCGCCTTCATGGACAAATATTTCCCCGAAGGCGACAAGCTCAACACCGTCAACACCTACGCCTATTCGGTGGCCGAGCTGCTGACGCAGGTGCTGAAGCAATGCGGCGACGACCTGTCGCGAGAGAACGTGATGAAGCAGGTCGCCAACATCAAGGACTTCACGCCGAGCTTCGCGCTGCCCGGTATCAAGATCAACACCGGGCCGAACGACTACCGCGTCAACAAGCAGATGCAGATGATGAAGTTCAACGGCGAGCGCTGGGAGCTGTTTGGCCCGATCATCGAGGACAACGGACCGGCGGGTTAG
- a CDS encoding ABC transporter substrate-binding protein produces the protein MRNGILHLATATALTLALSVSAANAQKKYDPGATDTEIKVGQTMPFSGPASAYSSIGKTQAAYFKMINDQGGINGRKINLIQYDDAYSPPKAVEQIRKLVESDEVLLTFQIIGTPVNAAVQKYLNSKKVPQLFAATGASRFTDPKNFPWTMGYNPNYFVEGRIYGQYILKEHPNAKIGVLYQNDDLGKDYLNGIKAGLGDKAAKMIVTEASYEVSDPTVDSQILKIKDAGADLFFSATTPKQAAQAIKKIAEMGWHPVQIVDINATSVGAVLKPAGLDAAKGLISVNYGKEPLDPTWKDDAGLKKYFDFMAKYYPDGDKDSNFNTYGYGTAQLLVHVLKQCSDDLTRENVMKQAASLKDVATDVVLPGIKANTSATDYRVNKQLQMMKFNGERWELFGPILEDAGPAG, from the coding sequence ATGAGGAATGGAATTTTGCATCTGGCCACGGCAACGGCGCTGACCCTGGCGCTGTCGGTCTCAGCGGCCAATGCCCAGAAGAAATATGATCCGGGCGCGACCGACACCGAGATCAAGGTCGGACAGACCATGCCGTTTTCAGGACCGGCGTCGGCCTATTCGTCGATCGGCAAGACCCAGGCCGCCTATTTCAAGATGATCAACGACCAGGGCGGCATCAATGGTCGCAAGATCAATCTGATCCAGTATGACGACGCCTATTCGCCACCGAAAGCCGTGGAGCAGATTCGCAAGCTCGTCGAGAGCGACGAGGTGCTGCTGACGTTCCAGATCATCGGCACGCCCGTGAACGCGGCCGTCCAGAAATATCTCAATTCCAAGAAGGTGCCGCAGCTGTTCGCGGCCACCGGCGCCTCGAGGTTCACCGACCCGAAGAACTTCCCGTGGACCATGGGCTACAATCCGAATTACTTCGTCGAGGGCCGCATCTACGGCCAGTACATTCTGAAGGAGCATCCGAACGCGAAGATCGGCGTGCTCTATCAGAACGACGACCTCGGCAAGGACTATCTGAACGGCATCAAGGCCGGCCTCGGCGACAAGGCCGCCAAGATGATCGTGACCGAAGCGTCCTACGAGGTGTCCGATCCCACAGTCGACTCGCAGATCCTCAAGATCAAGGACGCCGGTGCAGACCTATTCTTCAGCGCCACCACGCCGAAGCAGGCCGCGCAGGCGATCAAGAAGATCGCCGAGATGGGCTGGCATCCGGTGCAGATCGTCGACATCAACGCCACCTCGGTCGGCGCGGTGCTGAAGCCGGCTGGCCTCGATGCCGCCAAGGGCCTGATCAGCGTCAATTACGGCAAGGAGCCGCTGGATCCGACCTGGAAGGACGACGCCGGTCTGAAGAAGTATTTCGACTTCATGGCCAAGTACTATCCGGACGGCGACAAGGATTCGAACTTCAATACCTATGGCTACGGCACCGCCCAGCTCCTGGTCCACGTGCTGAAGCAGTGCAGTGACGACCTGACCCGCGAGAACGTCATGAAGCAGGCCGCTTCACTGAAGGACGTCGCCACCGACGTCGTGCTGCCCGGCATCAAGGCCAACACCTCGGCGACCGACTACCGCGTCAACAAGCAGCTTCAGATGATGAAGTTCAACGGCGAGCGCTGGGAGCTGTTCGGACCGATCCTGGAGGACGCAGGCCCGGCGGGCTAG
- a CDS encoding DUF1330 domain-containing protein translates to MGHIDPTKEIFAQFRDNDRPGPIHMLNLVRLRKDAAYADGHKASGAEAYAAYGRESGPVFERLGGRIVWQGRFELMLIGPQEERWDHCFIAEYPSVAAFVEMIRDPVYREAVKHRQAAVEDSRLIRHAVLPVGKSFGEIPT, encoded by the coding sequence ATGGGCCACATCGATCCGACCAAGGAAATCTTTGCGCAATTCCGGGACAACGACCGCCCCGGGCCGATCCACATGCTCAATCTGGTGCGGCTGCGCAAGGACGCGGCCTATGCCGACGGCCACAAGGCCAGCGGCGCGGAAGCCTATGCGGCCTATGGTCGCGAAAGCGGCCCGGTGTTCGAACGCCTCGGCGGCCGCATCGTCTGGCAGGGTCGGTTCGAGCTGATGCTGATCGGCCCGCAGGAGGAGCGCTGGGATCACTGCTTCATCGCCGAATACCCAAGCGTCGCCGCCTTCGTCGAGATGATACGCGACCCCGTCTATCGCGAGGCAGTCAAGCATCGCCAGGCCGCGGTGGAGGATTCGCGCCTGATCCGGCACGCGGTGTTGCCGGTGGGGAAGAGCTTTGGGGAGATACCGACGTAG
- a CDS encoding transglycosylase domain-containing protein, whose amino-acid sequence MGSGKKKGGRKEPLFGLPAALADLRLTAADRVPGGGDDKPKKSSTKRKTEISDDEPPRERKAQPSRSGAKRRSKSSISAGLGRLVYWGAVLSLWGVIAVIGVVIWVGAHLPPIQSLEIPKRPPTIQIVGMDGSLLAQRGEMAGANVSLKDLPPYLPKAFIAIEDRRFYSHFGIDPVGILRALVTNVLHRGVSQGGSTLTQQLAKNLFLTQERTMARKLQEAELAIWLERKHSKNEILELYLNRVYFGSGAYGVEAAAQKYFGKPARSVTIAEAAMLAGLVKSPSRLAPNRNPEGAEARAQIVLAAMADAKFITEAQAQASIGHPSYNVKPVGAGTVNYVADWIGEVRDDLVGQIDDSIKVETTIDPKLQAVAEAAVIDELAAKSVKFNVSQGALVAMTPDGAVRAMVGGRNYSDSQYNRAVTARRQPGSSFKPFVYLTAMEQGLTPDTVRQDAPIEVKGWKPENYTHEYFGAVTLTQALAMSLNTVAIRLGLEVGPKNVVRTAHRLGISSKLEPNASIALGTSEVSVVELVGAYAPFANGGFAAVPHVVTRIRTLDGKLLYMRQADEHNQVIEPRYVGMMNTMMRETLISGTAKKAEIPGWQAAGKTGTSQDYRDAWFIGYTANLVTGVWLGNDDNSPTKKATGGGLPVEVWTRFMRAAHEGVQVAALPNLQSNWGPANLVQISSQVSPPTQAGTPGPAPAPVGNGGYRAPPPTRANVRPEAAAGLDGWLMDRLFGGNR is encoded by the coding sequence ATGGGGTCGGGAAAGAAAAAGGGTGGGCGGAAGGAGCCGCTGTTCGGCTTGCCCGCAGCGCTTGCCGATCTGCGCCTGACGGCGGCGGACCGCGTTCCCGGCGGCGGCGACGACAAGCCGAAAAAGTCCTCCACCAAGCGCAAGACCGAAATATCCGACGACGAGCCGCCGCGCGAGCGGAAGGCGCAACCGAGCCGCAGCGGCGCCAAGCGCCGGTCGAAATCATCCATCAGCGCGGGCCTCGGCCGCCTCGTTTATTGGGGCGCCGTGCTGAGCCTGTGGGGCGTGATCGCCGTGATCGGCGTCGTGATCTGGGTCGGCGCCCACCTGCCGCCGATCCAGTCGCTGGAAATTCCAAAACGCCCGCCGACGATCCAGATCGTCGGCATGGACGGCAGCCTGCTGGCGCAGCGCGGCGAGATGGCCGGCGCCAACGTGTCGCTGAAGGACCTGCCGCCCTATCTGCCCAAGGCTTTCATCGCGATCGAGGACCGCCGCTTCTATTCGCATTTCGGCATCGACCCCGTCGGCATCTTGCGCGCACTCGTCACCAACGTGCTTCATCGCGGCGTGTCGCAGGGCGGCTCGACGCTGACGCAGCAGCTCGCCAAAAACCTGTTCCTGACCCAGGAACGCACCATGGCGCGCAAGCTGCAGGAGGCGGAGCTCGCGATCTGGCTGGAGCGCAAGCATTCCAAGAATGAGATTCTGGAGCTCTATCTCAACCGTGTCTATTTCGGCTCCGGCGCCTATGGCGTCGAAGCCGCCGCGCAAAAGTATTTCGGCAAGCCGGCCAGGAGCGTGACCATCGCAGAGGCCGCGATGCTGGCGGGCCTGGTCAAATCGCCCTCGCGCCTCGCCCCGAACCGCAATCCGGAAGGCGCGGAAGCGCGCGCGCAGATCGTGCTCGCGGCGATGGCGGATGCCAAGTTCATTACCGAGGCGCAGGCCCAGGCTTCGATCGGCCACCCCTCCTACAATGTGAAGCCGGTCGGCGCAGGCACCGTGAACTACGTCGCCGACTGGATCGGCGAGGTGCGGGACGACCTCGTCGGCCAGATCGACGACAGCATCAAGGTCGAGACCACGATCGATCCAAAACTCCAGGCCGTGGCCGAGGCCGCCGTCATCGACGAGCTCGCGGCCAAGAGCGTGAAGTTCAATGTCAGCCAGGGCGCGCTGGTGGCGATGACGCCCGACGGCGCGGTGCGCGCCATGGTGGGCGGCCGGAACTATTCCGACAGCCAGTATAACCGCGCGGTCACCGCTAGGCGGCAGCCGGGCTCGTCGTTCAAGCCGTTCGTCTATCTGACGGCCATGGAGCAAGGCCTGACGCCCGACACCGTGCGCCAGGACGCACCGATCGAGGTCAAGGGCTGGAAGCCCGAGAACTACACCCATGAATATTTCGGCGCGGTGACGCTGACGCAGGCGCTGGCGATGTCGCTCAACACCGTCGCCATCCGCCTCGGCCTCGAGGTCGGGCCGAAGAACGTGGTGCGCACCGCCCACCGGCTCGGCATCTCCTCGAAGCTCGAGCCCAACGCCTCGATCGCGCTCGGCACCTCGGAAGTCTCTGTGGTCGAGCTGGTCGGCGCCTATGCGCCGTTCGCCAATGGCGGCTTCGCAGCCGTGCCGCATGTGGTGACGCGGATTAGGACGCTCGACGGCAAACTGCTCTACATGCGCCAGGCGGACGAGCACAACCAGGTGATCGAGCCGCGCTATGTCGGCATGATGAACACGATGATGCGGGAGACGCTGATCTCCGGCACCGCGAAGAAGGCCGAGATCCCAGGCTGGCAGGCGGCCGGCAAGACCGGCACCAGCCAGGATTACCGCGACGCCTGGTTCATCGGCTATACCGCCAACCTCGTTACCGGCGTCTGGCTCGGCAATGACGACAACTCGCCGACCAAGAAGGCGACCGGCGGTGGCCTGCCGGTCGAAGTCTGGACGCGCTTCATGCGTGCCGCGCACGAGGGCGTGCAGGTGGCAGCCTTGCCGAATTTGCAAAGCAATTGGGGTCCGGCGAACCTCGTGCAGATCTCATCGCAGGTGTCGCCGCCGACACAGGCGGGGACGCCCGGGCCTGCACCTGCGCCGGTCGGCAATGGCGGCTATCGTGCCCCACCGCCGACGCGTGCCAATGTGCGACCGGAGGCTGCCGCGGGGCTTGATGGCTGGCTGATGGACCGGCTGTTTGGCGGAAATCGATAG
- a CDS encoding M48 family metallopeptidase, with product MICFCAERFPWRRLWQNPGELLLPGLTDMATRALLYRRPHEPKTLVITHGSQFFAIRLRRHRRARRYTLRIHPSDREAILTIPPRGTLAEAKDFAQRHGAWIAARLGRLPKAAPFQPGTVIPLRGVPHRIVHRAGARGTVWTEIRDSGERIVCVAGGLDHVDRRVSDFLKREARRDLQRSAETHACELGVKVKRLSIRDQSSRWGSCTSAGSLSFSWRLILAPPYVLDYLAAHEVAHLVEMNHSARFWRLCGKICPSMERAKKWLDTYGNDLHRYGVED from the coding sequence ATGATTTGTTTTTGCGCCGAGCGCTTTCCGTGGCGGCGGTTATGGCAGAATCCGGGCGAACTCTTGCTCCCCGGACTGACAGACATGGCCACTCGTGCACTCCTTTATCGTCGGCCCCACGAACCAAAGACCCTTGTCATCACCCACGGATCGCAATTCTTTGCGATTCGACTGCGTAGGCACCGCCGAGCGCGCCGTTACACGCTCAGAATTCATCCGAGCGACCGCGAAGCGATCCTCACGATCCCGCCGCGCGGCACGCTCGCCGAAGCAAAAGACTTCGCGCAGCGTCACGGTGCGTGGATCGCGGCTCGTCTTGGTCGTTTGCCGAAGGCTGCACCGTTTCAGCCTGGCACAGTGATACCGCTCCGCGGCGTTCCCCATCGCATCGTGCATCGCGCCGGCGCGCGCGGCACGGTTTGGACCGAAATTCGCGACAGCGGCGAACGCATTGTCTGCGTCGCCGGCGGCCTCGATCACGTCGATCGCCGTGTCAGCGACTTCCTCAAGCGCGAGGCGCGTCGCGATCTGCAGCGCTCAGCCGAGACCCATGCCTGCGAGCTCGGCGTCAAGGTGAAGCGGCTCTCGATCCGCGACCAGTCCAGCCGCTGGGGCTCCTGCACCTCGGCGGGCTCGCTGTCGTTCTCCTGGCGCCTGATCCTAGCGCCGCCCTATGTGCTCGACTATCTCGCCGCGCATGAGGTGGCCCATCTGGTCGAGATGAACCACTCCGCGCGCTTCTGGCGCCTGTGCGGCAAGATCTGCCCGTCGATGGAGCGCGCCAAGAAGTGGCTCGACACGTATGGGAACGATCTGCACCGGTACGGGGTCGAGGATTAG
- a CDS encoding polyhydroxyalkanoate depolymerase, with product MPIGEFGGAPPLAAEGSPVLTTPMYWMYEMAQASLNPARAVTDATKLLFQNPLNPWARTEVGKSVAAACELFERTTRRYGKPEWGLDDTEVNGIRVPVEVRSVWEKPFCRLLYFDRKFARPLRSPQPRVLIVAPMSGHYATLLRGTVEAFLPAHEVYITDWADARMVPLSDGRFDLDDYIDYVIEMLHVLGGNTHVMAVCQPSVPVVAAVSIMEARRDPFVPTSMTLMGGPIDTRRNPTSVNNLAQERGIDWFRNHVITKVPFPHPGMMRDVYPGFLQLNGFISMNLDRHMDAHKQLFANLVKGDGDLVDKHREFYDEYLAVMDLSAEYYLQTVDTVFVKHSLPKGEMTHRGTRVDPSKVTRVALMTVEGENDDISGLGQTEATHGLCSSIPDHRRVHYVQKGVGHYGVFNGSRFKSEIVPRIHDFMVSAANPSSLQALAAE from the coding sequence ATGCCTATTGGTGAGTTTGGCGGCGCGCCGCCCCTGGCGGCAGAAGGCAGCCCGGTCCTGACCACGCCGATGTACTGGATGTACGAGATGGCGCAGGCCTCCCTCAATCCGGCACGTGCAGTCACCGATGCGACCAAGCTGCTGTTTCAGAATCCGCTGAATCCCTGGGCGCGCACCGAGGTCGGCAAGTCGGTGGCTGCGGCCTGCGAATTGTTCGAGCGCACCACGCGCCGCTACGGCAAGCCGGAATGGGGCCTCGACGACACCGAGGTCAATGGCATTCGCGTCCCCGTCGAGGTCCGCTCGGTCTGGGAAAAACCGTTCTGCCGGCTGCTCTACTTCGATCGCAAATTCGCCCGTCCCCTGCGTAGCCCGCAGCCGCGCGTGCTGATCGTGGCGCCGATGTCCGGCCATTACGCGACGCTGCTTCGCGGCACGGTCGAGGCCTTCCTGCCGGCACATGAGGTCTACATCACCGATTGGGCCGATGCCCGCATGGTGCCGCTCAGCGACGGCCGTTTCGATCTCGACGATTACATCGACTATGTCATCGAGATGCTGCATGTCCTCGGCGGCAACACCCATGTCATGGCGGTTTGCCAGCCCTCCGTGCCCGTCGTCGCCGCCGTCTCGATCATGGAAGCGCGGCGCGATCCGTTCGTGCCGACCTCGATGACGCTGATGGGGGGGCCGATCGACACCCGCCGCAACCCGACCTCGGTGAACAACCTCGCCCAGGAGCGCGGCATCGACTGGTTCCGCAACCACGTCATCACCAAGGTGCCATTCCCGCATCCGGGTATGATGCGCGACGTCTATCCCGGATTCTTGCAGCTGAACGGCTTCATCAGCATGAATCTCGACCGGCACATGGACGCCCACAAGCAGCTCTTCGCCAATCTGGTGAAAGGCGACGGCGATCTCGTCGACAAGCATCGCGAGTTCTATGACGAATATCTCGCGGTCATGGACCTCTCGGCCGAATATTATCTGCAGACCGTCGACACCGTGTTCGTGAAACATTCGCTGCCGAAGGGCGAGATGACCCATCGCGGAACTCGCGTCGATCCTTCCAAGGTGACGCGCGTTGCATTGATGACGGTCGAAGGCGAGAACGACGACATCTCGGGTCTCGGTCAGACCGAAGCAACGCACGGACTGTGCAGCTCGATTCCGGATCATCGCCGCGTTCATTACGTCCAGAAGGGCGTTGGACATTACGGCGTGTTCAACGGCTCGCGCTTCAAGTCGGAAATCGTACCGCGCATCCATGATTTCATGGTCTCGGCTGCGAATCCGAGTTCGTTGCAGGCTCTCGCAGCCGAATAG
- a CDS encoding ABC transporter permease yields MSELSLHHGISVQRIGAMILRYWYLLMSSWPRLLELLYWPALQIITWGFLQLYIAQNANFFARAGGTLIGAVILWDILFRGQLGFSISFLEEMWARNFGNLMMSPLKPIEFLLSLMVMSLIRLAIGVIPMTLLAIIFFHFNVYSLGLPLIAFFCNLIFTSWSVGILVSGLVLRNGLGAESIVWTLMFAIMPLACIYYPVSVLPTWLQYVAWSLPPTYVFEGMRALLIENTFRTDLMLDALAINAVLLVASFWAFLALLRSARKHGSLLAGGE; encoded by the coding sequence ATGAGCGAGCTTTCCCTCCACCACGGCATCTCGGTCCAGCGCATCGGCGCGATGATCCTGCGCTACTGGTATCTGTTGATGTCGTCCTGGCCGCGGCTGCTCGAGCTGCTGTACTGGCCGGCGCTCCAGATCATCACCTGGGGCTTTCTTCAGCTCTACATTGCGCAGAACGCTAATTTCTTCGCGCGCGCCGGCGGCACGCTGATTGGCGCCGTCATCCTCTGGGACATCCTGTTCCGCGGCCAGCTCGGTTTCTCCATCTCCTTCCTGGAGGAGATGTGGGCGCGCAACTTCGGCAACCTCATGATGAGCCCGCTGAAGCCGATCGAGTTTCTGCTCTCGTTGATGGTGATGAGCCTGATCCGGCTCGCGATCGGCGTCATCCCGATGACGCTGCTTGCGATTATCTTCTTTCACTTCAATGTTTACAGCCTCGGCCTGCCGCTGATCGCCTTCTTCTGCAATTTGATCTTCACGAGCTGGTCGGTCGGCATCTTGGTCTCGGGTCTGGTCCTGCGGAACGGCCTTGGCGCCGAGAGCATCGTTTGGACGTTGATGTTCGCGATCATGCCGCTCGCCTGCATCTATTATCCGGTCAGCGTGCTGCCCACCTGGCTGCAATATGTCGCCTGGTCGCTGCCGCCGACCTACGTATTCGAAGGCATGCGCGCGCTGCTGATCGAGAACACCTTCCGGACTGATTTGATGCTGGATGCGCTGGCCATCAATGCAGTGCTTCTGGTTGCTTCCTTTTGGGCATTCCTTGCCCTTTTGCGCAGCGCCAGGAAGCACGGCTCGTTGCTCGCGGGCGGTGAATAA
- a CDS encoding ABC transporter ATP-binding protein, translated as MTENSKASSRPTVADSTLSAAVEVDRLVKLYKQTRAVDGISFTLSRGSITGLLGGNGAGKTTTIAMIMGLVLPTSGRVRVLGHRMPEQSAEVLGRMNFESPYVDMPMRLTVRQNLTIFGKLYAVKNLADRIAKLADDLDLNDFIDRANGKLSAGQKTRVALAKALINQPELLLLDEPTASLDPDTADWVRAHLERYRKANNATILLASHNMLEVERLCDRIIIMKRGRVEDDDTPDAIMARYNRTTLEEVFLDVARGRTNGAREEAPR; from the coding sequence ATGACTGAGAACTCCAAGGCTTCAAGTCGGCCGACTGTCGCGGACAGCACATTGTCCGCGGCCGTCGAGGTCGATCGCCTCGTCAAGCTCTACAAGCAGACCCGCGCCGTGGACGGCATCTCCTTTACGCTTTCCCGCGGCAGCATCACCGGGCTTTTGGGCGGCAACGGTGCCGGCAAGACCACCACCATCGCGATGATCATGGGGTTGGTGCTGCCGACCTCAGGCCGCGTCCGCGTGCTCGGACATCGGATGCCGGAGCAAAGCGCCGAAGTGCTGGGGCGGATGAATTTCGAGAGCCCTTATGTCGACATGCCGATGCGGCTCACGGTGCGGCAGAACCTCACCATTTTCGGCAAGCTCTATGCGGTCAAAAACCTCGCCGACCGCATCGCAAAGCTGGCCGATGATCTCGATCTCAACGATTTTATCGACCGCGCCAATGGAAAGCTTTCCGCAGGGCAGAAGACCCGCGTCGCGCTGGCGAAGGCGCTGATCAACCAGCCGGAGCTGCTGCTGCTGGACGAGCCGACCGCCTCGCTCGACCCTGACACGGCCGATTGGGTGCGGGCGCATTTGGAGCGCTATCGCAAGGCCAACAACGCCACCATCCTGCTGGCGTCGCACAACATGCTCGAGGTCGAGCGGCTCTGCGACCGCATCATCATCATGAAGCGCGGCCGCGTCGAGGACGATGATACGCCGGACGCTATCATGGCCCGCTACAACCGCACCACGCTGGAGGAGGTGTTTCTGGACGTCGCGCGCGGGCGGACGAATGGGGCCAGGGAGGAGGCGCCGCGATGA
- a CDS encoding ActS/PrrB/RegB family redox-sensitive histidine kinase yields the protein MTETAASDFRPSQRHIRLDTILRLRWLAVLGQLAAIFIVAQGLEFEVEIVPCVSIIAVSAALNLALQTVANPMQRLEPLQAAGLLALNIVELAGLLFFTGGLQNPFSFLFLAPVLISATALPARLTFALGLLAVACASILFFFHLPLPWDSEDPVVLPPIYLVGVWLSIVVAIGVTSLYSFQVTEEARKLADALAATELVLTREQHLTQLDGLAAAAAHELGTPLATIFLISRELEKTVTDPVFAADLKTLREQTQRCRDILSKITQLSSTGAPFDRMKLSELIEEVVAPHRDFGVDIKVRIAVAATAEPVGSRNPAVLYGVGNIIENAVDFANSTVEVNAWWNNETIEIVISDDGPGIPPDLMNRIGEPYLSRRRSQDAGGGLGLGVFIARTLLERTGAKVSFTNRTFPEHGAVVQIAWPKKRFEAIESLEETIG from the coding sequence ATGACCGAGACCGCCGCTTCCGACTTCCGTCCCTCGCAACGACACATCCGCCTGGACACCATCCTGCGGCTGCGCTGGCTTGCGGTGCTGGGCCAGCTCGCCGCGATCTTCATAGTGGCGCAGGGGCTGGAGTTCGAGGTCGAGATTGTTCCCTGTGTCAGCATCATCGCTGTTTCGGCGGCGCTCAATCTGGCTCTGCAGACCGTCGCCAACCCGATGCAGCGATTGGAGCCGCTCCAGGCCGCTGGACTGCTGGCGCTGAATATCGTGGAATTGGCCGGGCTCTTGTTCTTCACCGGTGGATTGCAGAACCCATTTTCGTTCCTGTTCCTCGCGCCCGTCCTGATTTCAGCCACCGCGCTGCCGGCCCGACTGACGTTCGCGCTCGGACTTCTGGCGGTGGCCTGCGCCTCGATCCTGTTCTTCTTTCATCTGCCGCTGCCCTGGGATTCCGAGGATCCCGTGGTGCTGCCGCCGATCTATCTCGTCGGTGTCTGGCTTTCGATCGTGGTCGCGATCGGCGTCACCAGTCTCTACTCGTTCCAGGTGACCGAGGAGGCGCGCAAGCTTGCCGACGCGCTGGCCGCCACCGAGCTGGTGCTGACGCGCGAGCAGCATCTGACCCAGCTCGACGGCTTGGCCGCAGCCGCCGCGCATGAGCTCGGCACGCCGCTTGCGACCATCTTTTTGATTTCGCGCGAGCTGGAAAAGACCGTGACGGATCCGGTCTTCGCGGCCGACCTGAAGACGTTGCGCGAGCAGACGCAGCGCTGCCGCGACATCCTGAGCAAAATCACCCAGCTCTCCTCCACCGGCGCGCCGTTCGATCGCATGAAACTGTCGGAGCTGATCGAAGAGGTGGTGGCGCCGCACCGCGACTTCGGCGTCGACATCAAGGTGCGGATCGCAGTGGCCGCGACCGCCGAGCCGGTCGGATCACGCAATCCCGCGGTGCTCTATGGCGTCGGCAACATCATCGAGAATGCCGTCGATTTCGCCAATTCGACGGTCGAGGTCAACGCGTGGTGGAACAATGAGACGATCGAGATCGTGATCTCCGACGACGGCCCGGGCATTCCGCCCGATCTCATGAACCGGATCGGCGAGCCTTATTTGTCGCGGCGGCGCAGTCAGGATGCCGGCGGCGGCCTCGGGCTTGGCGTGTTCATCGCCCGCACGCTGCTTGAACGCACCGGCGCCAAGGTCTCGTTTACCAATCGGACCTTTCCGGAACACGGTGCAGTGGTGCAGATCGCGTGGCCGAAGAAGCGTTTTGAGGCTATCGAGAGCCTTGAAGAAACAATAGGATAG